Below is a genomic region from uncultured Fusobacterium sp..
AATAATATGGAAGGAGGTTGTATAGATAAATATTTTTATATATTTATCATACAAGGAATAAATGGAGTTAAAGTTAGTTATATTTGATATGGATGGTGTTATCTTAGATAGTGAAAGAGTAGCAAATTTAGCTTGGTTTCAAGTGAGTGAAAAATATAATTTAGGTCTAACTTTGGAAAAATTAAGAGATATAAAAGGTGGGACTACAGCTAGAACAAAAGGGATATTATCTGAGAGAGTTGGAGTAGAATTAGCAGAGAAAATAATGAAAGAAAAAAGAGAGATACAGCTAGATATTATAAAAAATGAAGGAGGAATAAAATTAAAAAAAGGAGTTGTAGAACTTTTAGAATACATAAAAGAAAAGAAATTAAAATGTGCAGTAGCAACTTCAACAAGTAGAGAGAGTGCTAAAAAACAATTAAAAGAAACAGGAGTATATGATTATTTTGATACATTGGTTTTTGGAGATGAAGTAGAAAATGGGAAGCCAGCACCAGATATATTTTTAAAAGCCTGTGAAAAGTTTGAGATAAATCCTAAAGAAGCTTTTGTTATTGAAGATTCAGTATTAGGAGCTACAGCAGCTAATAGAGCTGGAATAAAATGTCTTGTAGTAGAAGATACCATAAAATTTACTGAAGAAGAAAATAAATTGGCTTATAGAAAGTTTGGCAGTTTATTAGAAATAAAAAAATTAGAAATACTAATATAAAATAAGGATACAAATAATAAAATTTTCAAAATATTAATAATATTAAATAAATACTATAAATATGATAATAAAAATAAACTAAAGATATAATTAGGCTTAATTGAAGATTAAAATTTAAGTTTATTATAAAAAGATTTTGTCTAAAGTGATAAAATTTATTTTTGATATATTGAAGGTTTTATAATATAGAAATAAAAAGAAAATACTGTAATTATATTATTATTATAACTTTGGAGGTTAAGTAAAAGTGGAAAGAGTAGGAGAAAATATATTTTTTACTCTTATATTATGATAAGTTTAGGAAAAAATATCAAATTTGGAGGATTAGGTGAAAAAAGAAAAATTAAATCACTCACAAAAATTATATGAGAGCCTTAGATTAGAAATTTTAAATGAAAAAGAAGAAGGAAAAAAGTTTTATTCAATTAGACAACTTGTGATTAAATATAATTTAAATATTAATACAGTATTAAAAGTACTAAAAAAGTTAGAGTTGGATGGGTATTTATATGCTAAGAAGGGAAAAGGATACTTTATAGCTAGAAATAAAAAAATGAAAATAGATAAAGAGGAAATGCCATTGATGAAAAATTTTCATGGTAATAATAAAAATAATCAGGAGATAAATTTAGCTAATGGTAGTCCAAATATAGAAAATTATCCATATTTACTTTATGAAGAATTAACAATAAAAGCTTTAAAAAAATATAAATCTGAATTATTAGGTTATCAAGATGTACAGGGACTAGAAAGTCTTAGAAAAATACTGGCAGATGAAATAGAAAAAAGAGATATTTTTATAAATTTTGAAGATATAATAATAACTTCTGGAACACAACTAGCATTAGTAATAATTTTAAAAATGTTTGTTGATATAAATAGAAAAATAATAGGAATATCATCTCCAGATTATCCTAATAGTTTTAATCTTATGAAAGGAATTATGGATATAAGAACTTTTGAATTGAAATACGATGGTTGGGATTTAAATAAGTTTGAGAAATTTTTAAAAAAAGAGAAGCTAGATTTGATTTATTTAGTTCCAAATTTTCATAATCCAACTGGAATTACTTGGTCAGAAGAGAAAAAAAAACGAATAGTTGAACTCGCTGAAAAATATGATTTTTATATAATTGAAGACGATTGTTTTTCTGATTTTTACTATACAAAAAAAGTAAGTACTTTAAAATCTTTTGATAAAATAGGAAGAGAAAGAGTTATTTATATAAAAACTTATTCTAAAGTTATGATGCCTGATTTAGGACTTGCTATGATGGTTTTACCACCTGTATTATCTCAAAGAGCACTATATGTAAAATATTGTATAGATCATAATACTTCTGGACTTAGACAAAAAGTTTTAGAATATTTAATAATAGAGGGATATTTGGATCAACACTTGTTTATCTTAAAAAAAAGATTAAAAGGTAAATATAAAGAAGCAATAAAACTATTGTCTGAAATAAATGAGATAACTATATTAACAAAGATAAAGGGAGGTTTTTTTATTTGGATAAAACTTCCAACATATATTACAGAAAAAGAATTATGCGAAGAATGTAAGAAAAGAGGAGTGAATATACTCCCAGGGAATTTATTTTACTTGGATGAAAAAATAACTAATAAGATAAGAATAAGTTTTATAACTCCTACAATTGATGAAATTAGAAGAGGAATAAAAATATTAAAAGAGGTATTAGAAAAATTTAAAAAAGTAGAGGAATAAAAAATAGGCTAGAATATAAAAGGAGAGATATTTACTTTGAGGTATCAATACTTATATAAGAAAAATCTTTCCTTTTTTATTTTAAAAATATTTTTTAAATTATTAAAAGTTCTATTTTAAATTTATTAAAAATGGAAATTAACTTTTGAGAAAAATAGGGGAGTGCTTTATTAAAAAGATGGTCATTATTGAAAATAAAAAAATAAAAAAAAATCAAAAACACCACAAAAGACCAATAATACTCTATTAATAAACATAATGTATGTTATATAACAGTTTTGAATTGAAAAAGTTGAAAAATAAAGAGAAAAATAATAAAATAGTGTTGAGGGCTAGAGGAGAGTAGAAAATTAAGTGGAGGTGTATATGGTAGAGAGTGTTTTTGGTTCATTTCAACGGATGGTTTCTTCTATAAATGGATTATTGTGGGGTAATTTATTTACTTTAAGTTTTTGGGAGAAACAGTTTTAGAGTTAAGTTTATTAGTAGTTATTTTAATACCAGCAGGGATATACTTTACTATAAAAACTAATTTTTTACCTTTTAGATTATTTCCAGAGATGGTTAGATGTGTTTTAGAGCCTAAAAGCAGTGATAATAAAGAAGCAATATCAGGATTGCAGGCTTTATTGATAGCTACTGCTTCAAGAGTAGGAATGGGGAATTTAGCGGGAGTAGTAGCAGCTATTTCCTTTGGTGGACCTGGAGCAATATTCTGGATGTGGGTAGCTGCTTTAATAGGGTCAGCAAGTGCTTTTATAGAGTCAACATTAGCACAAATTTATAAGGAAAAAGATCCGTTATATGGTGGATATAGAGGAGGACCATCTTATTTTATGGATCGTATGAGGATGATTACTTGGATAAAAGAGGAAGATGTTTATGTAGATGATATAAAAAAAGTATATAAGTATGTTTCAGCAGATAATAAAAAGTATTATACAAGAGGAACTAGATTTAGATTATTAGGAGTATTGTTTGCACTATCAGGATTACTTTGTTGGGCTGGAATAAGTCAGGTTATCTCAAATTCAATAAGTCAATCTTTTACTAATGCTTTTGGAATATCACCGTTAGTGACAACAGTTATTTTAGTAACAGCATCAGCAGTAGTTTTATTCAAAAATAGTGGAATAGTAGATGTTTTAAATAAATTAGTGCCCGTTATGGCAATACTATTTTTTTCAGTAACATTATTTATTATAATAAAAAATATAACTTTAGTACCTCAAATGTTAGAAAATATATTTGTACAAGCTTTTGGATTAAGACAAGCAGTAGCTGGGGGATTTGGAAGTATTTTGATGCAAGGAGTCAAAAGAGGGTTATTCTCAAATGAAGCTGGATCTGGATCAGCACCTTGTGCAGCGGCA
It encodes:
- a CDS encoding HAD family phosphatase, whose product is MELKLVIFDMDGVILDSERVANLAWFQVSEKYNLGLTLEKLRDIKGGTTARTKGILSERVGVELAEKIMKEKREIQLDIIKNEGGIKLKKGVVELLEYIKEKKLKCAVATSTSRESAKKQLKETGVYDYFDTLVFGDEVENGKPAPDIFLKACEKFEINPKEAFVIEDSVLGATAANRAGIKCLVVEDTIKFTEEENKLAYRKFGSLLEIKKLEILI
- a CDS encoding PLP-dependent aminotransferase family protein gives rise to the protein MKKEKLNHSQKLYESLRLEILNEKEEGKKFYSIRQLVIKYNLNINTVLKVLKKLELDGYLYAKKGKGYFIARNKKMKIDKEEMPLMKNFHGNNKNNQEINLANGSPNIENYPYLLYEELTIKALKKYKSELLGYQDVQGLESLRKILADEIEKRDIFINFEDIIITSGTQLALVIILKMFVDINRKIIGISSPDYPNSFNLMKGIMDIRTFELKYDGWDLNKFEKFLKKEKLDLIYLVPNFHNPTGITWSEEKKKRIVELAEKYDFYIIEDDCFSDFYYTKKVSTLKSFDKIGRERVIYIKTYSKVMMPDLGLAMMVLPPVLSQRALYVKYCIDHNTSGLRQKVLEYLIIEGYLDQHLFILKKRLKGKYKEAIKLLSEINEITILTKIKGGFFIWIKLPTYITEKELCEECKKRGVNILPGNLFYLDEKITNKIRISFITPTIDEIRRGIKILKEVLEKFKKVEE
- a CDS encoding alanine/glycine:cation symporter family protein, with product MGETVLELSLLVVILIPAGIYFTIKTNFLPFRLFPEMVRCVLEPKSSDNKEAISGLQALLIATASRVGMGNLAGVVAAISFGGPGAIFWMWVAALIGSASAFIESTLAQIYKEKDPLYGGYRGGPSYFMDRMRMITWIKEEDVYVDDIKKVYKYVSADNKKYYTRGTRFRLLGVLFALSGLLCWAGISQVISNSISQSFTNAFGISPLVTTVILVTASAVVLFKNSGIVDVLNKLVPVMAILFFSVTLFIIIKNITLVPQMLENIFVQAFGLRQAVAGGFGSILMQGVKRGLFSNEAGSGSAPCAAAAADVSHPVKQGLIQSLGVFIDTLVICSCSAFIMLLAPEEITNGLMGMDLLQAAMKYHIGQFGVIFIAIILFLFSFSTFLGIMFYARGNVAYVFGDNWRSQSIYKVFGLCMLFAGGLAQYTFVWELGDLGVGLMTIFNMIAIIPLSGQAIASLKDYETNYMKNKYLL